Proteins encoded together in one Impatiens glandulifera chromosome 1, dImpGla2.1, whole genome shotgun sequence window:
- the LOC124922047 gene encoding phosphatidylinositol transfer protein 3-like — protein sequence MMMMASRKEKTLSCLEQESKINEVKKMIGPIVDKFPVLCSDSSIHRYLRARNWNTKKAIKMLKETIKWRLEYRPDKIKWDDIAGEAEQGRLYIANYLDKFSRTVLVMRPGLQSKLTYPAMQLKHLVYCFERAIMALPTDQEQMVWLIDFQGWNMSKASVKMTKDAARVLQNCYPERLGLALLYNPPKVFESFWMMVKPFLEPKTYRKVKFVFSNHPQGQKTMEDLFDVDKLEPIFGGKSEKGFDYEAYAKQMKEENIKLFDSETTISELQQLASNGGNEKLELFEDDHDDKDENEDEDEDDSEELSNNDNSLSSFEGIIDHKKVDALICCQEKNNEVENKMEEAICLMSEEKRDVPTK from the exons atgatgatgatggcgTCCAGAAAAGAGAAGACCCTTTCATGTCTGGAACAGGAATCCAAG ATAAATGAGGTTAAGAAGATGATTGGTCCTATTGTCGATAAGTTTCCGGTTCTGTGTTCCGATTCATCAATTCATAGGTATCTAAGAGCAAGGAATTGGAACACGAAGAAAGCAATCAAGATGTTAAAGGAGACTATTAAATGGAGATTGGAATATAGACCAGATAAGATCAAATGG gATGACATTGCTGGTGAAGCTGAGCAAGGAAGACTTTATATAGCTAATTATTTGGACAAATTCTCAAGAACTGTGCTTGTTATGAGACCAGGTTTACAG AGCAAGTTGACTTATCCGGCTATGCAACTCAAGCACTTGGTTTATTGCTTTGAGAGAGCCATAATGGCATTACCAACCGATCAAGAACAAATGGTGTGGCTCATTGATTTTCAAGGATGGAACATGTCTAAAGCATCGGTTAAGATGACGAAAGATGCGGCTCGTGTATTGCAAAATTGTTATCCGGAGAGGTTGGGTCTTGCACTACTATACAATCCTCCTAAAGTTTTTGAGTCCTTTTGGATG ATGGTGAAGCCATTTCTTGAGCCAAAAACATATAGGAAAGTGAAGTTTGTGTTCTCAAACCACCCACAAGGCCAAAAGACAATGGAAGACTTATTTGATGTTGACAAGCTTGAGCCAATATTTGGTGGCAAAAGCGAAAAGGGTTTTGACTATGAAGCATATGCTAAACAAATGAAAGAGGAGAacataaaattgtttgattCTGAAACCACAATAAGCGAGTTACAACAGCTTGCTAGTAATGGTGGAAATGAGAAGTTGGAGCTTTTCGAAGATGATCATGACGATAAAGATGAAaacgaagatgaagatgaagatgatagTGAAGAACTTTCAAACAATGACAATTCTTTATCAAGCTTTGAAGGTATTATTGATCATAAAAAAGTTGATGCTCTCATTTGCTGCCAAGAAAAGAATAAtgaagttgaaaataaaatggaaGAAGCAATATGTTTGATGAGTGAGGAGAAGAGAGATGTCCCCACAAAATAG